In the genome of Neofelis nebulosa isolate mNeoNeb1 chromosome 8, mNeoNeb1.pri, whole genome shotgun sequence, one region contains:
- the LOC131519771 gene encoding dol-P-Glc:Glc(2)Man(9)GlcNAc(2)-PP-Dol alpha-1,2-glucosyltransferase: MGAGMAQLEGYYFSAALSCTFLVSCLLFSAFSRALREPYMDEIFHLPQAQRYCEGHFSLSQWDPMITTLPGLYLLSVGVVKPASWIFGWSEHVVCSIGMLRFVNLLFSVGNFYLLYLLFRKVQPRHKAASSIQRILSTLTLAVFPTLYFFNFLYYTEAGSMFFTLFAYLMCLYGNHKTSALLGFCGFMFRQTNIIWAVFCAGNVIAQKLTEAWKTELQKKKEERLPPIKGPFSEFRKILQFLLAYSMSFKNLSVLFLLTWPYILLVFLFCVFVVVNGGIVIGDRSSHEACLHFPQLFYFFSFTLFFSFPHLLSPGKIRAFLSLVWKRRIQFFMITLVSLFLVWKFTYAHKYLLADNRHYTFYVWKRVFQRYEIMKYLLVPVYIFAGWSIADSLKSKSIFWNLMFFICLFTVTVPQKLLEFRYFILPYVIYRLNIPLPPISRLVCELGCYAVVNFLTFYVFLNKTFQWPDSQDIQRFMW; the protein is encoded by the exons ATGGGGGCAGGAATGGCGCAGCTCGAGGGTTACTACTTCTCGGCTGCTCTGAGCTGTACCTTTTTAGTGTCCTGTCTCCTCTTCTCCGCCTTCAGCCGGGCGCTGCGAGAGCCCTACATGGACGAGATCTTCCACCTGCCGCAGGCGCAGCGCTACTGTGAGGGCCATTTCTCCCTCTCGCAG TGGGATCCCATGATTACTACATTACCTGGCTTATACCTGCTGTCAGTTGGAGTGGTCAAACCTGCCAGTTGGATCTTTGGATGGTCTGAACATGTTGTGTGCTCCATTGGAATGCTCAGATTTGTTAATCTTCTCTTCAGTGTAGGCAACTTCTATTTACTCTATTTGCTTTTCCGCAAGGTACAACCCAGACACAAG gCTGCCTCAAGTATCCAGAGAATCTTGTCAACATTAACATTAGCAGTATTTCCCacactctatttttttaacttcctttatTATACAGAAGCAGGATCCATGTTTTTTACTCTTTTTGCCTATTTGATGTGTCTTTATGGAAATCATAAAACTTCAGCTTTGCTTGGATTTTGTGGCTTCATGTTTCGTCAAACTAATATCATCTGGGCTGTCTTCTGCGCAGGAAATGTCATTGCACAAAAATTAACGGAAGCTTGGAAGACTGAGCtacaaaagaagaaggaagagaggcttCCCCCTATTAAAGGACCATTTTCAGAATTCAGGaaaattcttcagtttcttttggcTTATTCCATGTCCTTTAAGAACTTGAGTGTGCTTTTCCTTTTGACTTGGCCGTACATCCTTctggtgtttctgttttgtgtttttgtagtTGTTAATGGTGGAATTGTTATTGGCGATCGAAGTAGTCATGAAGCCTGTCTACATTTTCCTCAACtcttctactttttctcttttactctctttttttcctttcctcacctATTGTCTCCTGGCAAAATTAGagcttttctttccttagttTGGAAACGTAGAATTCAGTTTTTTATGATCACCTTAGTCTCTCTGTTTTTAGTTTGGAAATTCACTTATGCTCATAAATACTTGCTAGCAGATAATAGACATTATACCTTCTATGTATGGAAAAGAGTTTTTCAAAGATATGAAATTATGAAATACTTGCTAGTTCCAGTATATATATTTGCTGGTTGGAGTATAGCTGACTCCTTGAAATCTAAGTCAATTTTCTggaatttaatgtttttcatatgcttgtttaCTGTTACAGTACCTCAGAAACTGCTAGAATTTCGTTATTTCATTTTACCTTATGTTATTTATAGGCTTAACATACCTCTACCACCTATATCTAGACTTGTTTGTGAACTAGGCTGCTATGCAGTTGTTAATTTCCTAACTTTTTATGTCTTCCTGAACAAGACTTTTCAGTGGCCAGATAGTCAGGACATTCAGAGATTTATGTGGTAA